In Cyanobacteria bacterium GSL.Bin1, a genomic segment contains:
- a CDS encoding NAAT family transporter: protein MAYQLVSSVMGTFLALFPIANPLGVVPIFYSLAGPLSPPKRSRQARQVALNAVVILVIFFLAGQLILDFFGISLGVLQMAGGLLVGQTGWQMMFHSSIPSAPNQEETLQTRDISLIPMAIPIVSGPGAIGMTIALAAQNESGWDYLGSLIGIGLLGAILYLCLALGEPVVKMLGKSGLTAFNQVLGFFILAIALQLVTDGIFALFGSLG, encoded by the coding sequence ATGGCGTATCAACTTGTTTCCTCGGTTATGGGAACTTTTCTTGCCTTGTTCCCAATTGCCAATCCTTTGGGGGTCGTTCCCATTTTTTATAGTTTGGCTGGTCCACTTAGTCCTCCTAAAAGAAGTCGTCAAGCCAGACAAGTTGCGCTCAATGCCGTGGTTATCCTTGTCATCTTTTTCCTCGCCGGTCAGTTAATTCTAGATTTTTTTGGCATCTCTCTGGGTGTGTTGCAAATGGCAGGCGGATTACTGGTCGGACAAACGGGTTGGCAGATGATGTTTCATTCATCCATTCCCTCTGCACCGAATCAGGAGGAAACCCTTCAGACCAGAGACATTTCTCTGATTCCAATGGCAATTCCGATTGTTAGCGGTCCCGGTGCAATTGGCATGACCATTGCTTTGGCAGCACAGAATGAAAGCGGGTGGGATTATTTAGGCAGCTTGATTGGCATTGGATTATTGGGAGCTATTTTGTATTTATGTTTGGCTTTGGGAGAACCCGTGGTTAAAATGCTAGGCAAAAGTGGATTGACTGCGTTTAATCAAGTGTTGGGTTTTTTCATTCTCGCGATCGCGCTTCAGCTAGTGACTGATGGCATCTTTGCCTTATTCGGATCACTTGGATAA
- a CDS encoding transposase, with amino-acid sequence MFGKQMLDGGFGQFRSILEWVCWQRGKFFAKVDSRGTSKQCPKCEKEWSNDLSIRWHECECGYTNNRDVAAAEVIRNRGLTQARETRAWESRPEGISKYAGTTAERKQPADKSASPGGSPGVSAGRSVLPGQLIGKCYAGKPIREDGKPALYR; translated from the coding sequence ATGTTCGGAAAGCAAATGCTTGACGGTGGGTTTGGACAGTTCCGATCCATTTTGGAGTGGGTCTGTTGGCAAAGAGGGAAATTCTTTGCAAAAGTAGACTCTAGAGGAACAAGCAAACAGTGCCCTAAATGTGAAAAAGAGTGGAGTAACGACCTTTCAATTCGCTGGCATGAATGCGAATGCGGCTACACCAACAATCGTGATGTAGCCGCAGCCGAAGTAATCAGAAATAGAGGTCTGACCCAAGCGCGGGAAACCCGCGCTTGGGAAAGCAGACCTGAAGGAATCAGTAAGTACGCAGGGACGACTGCGGAAAGGAAACAGCCTGCTGACAAGTCCGCGTCGCCTGGGGGTTCCCCAGGCGTTTCTGCCGGACGCAGCGTCCTGCCGGGTCAATTGATAGGTAAGTGCTACGCAGGAAAGCCCATTCGTGAGGATGGGAAGCCCGCGCTGTACCGATAG